A segment of the Arachis hypogaea cultivar Tifrunner chromosome 5, arahy.Tifrunner.gnm2.J5K5, whole genome shotgun sequence genome:
TTGCTTTACGGTAGCAATATTGAGCAAGCAGTAGTGGTGGACCAAGTCACGGATTGGAGAGTGCTTGACAAATTTGTTGCTTCTCAACTCATGAGTCAAGATCAAGATCAGGCTTCCAAGGAAACCTGCAGCATGGCTGATGAACAACATGTTGCTACTACTGTGCTTCCAAATGGATCCACGAAGCAGGAAATGGCGCCTCAGGACGACTATGTTTCAACGTCTGCCTCCAGTAACTGCGATATTCACCTGTGGAATTGAAgtcaatattattatattatatatagtaACTAGAATATGCATACTAATTATATATAGCAATTAAGTACAGTTTTAGCTctatggaaaaaaaaagaaaaacaaggcaTTGCTCCGAGTTTGTGTACATAATACGCCCAAACGTCGTATTAAATATTCTTATTGTTGAACCTTTATTTTGTGCTGTATGAATGACTATCATCATCCACCAGATGCTAAATTTAAGTGTGTCTGTTGATGTTAAACTGGTTTCTTCATtatatatatgtagtttaattgCATTTATTACTCATTAAATTTGTATACACATGTAGTCTCGATCAATTAATAATTGTATATGTACCTGGAGCTCATTATTTGATTCTCCATGAACCGGCAATTGTAAAGTCTTGAAACCTAAGCCAACAATTTGCGCCTTATAGCCAAGTGGATTTATTATACTTTTCTTGGTAAAAGAATGAAGTGATATGTAGTGAGTCTTTGTAAATAGGAGATAACGTACCTGCATGTGGATGCATGCAAATTCAGCTGTAAATTAGCTAACTAGTGTCATAGCTAACTCagtgaaggaggaggaggaggaggagttggAGGGATGCTCCACTAGTGCTGAGGTAGCGTATGTTCAAACTTTGATAATGCATGGTTTATATATACCCATAGGAGCAGTATGAAGGCAAATTAAAACATTCATTAAGCACCTCATCATGATGATAATGGAGAGGTTTGGCTGAATGTGATTTAAGGGAAACAAGTAGCCCTTTTTATGTGGGGGTGTCGGAGTGAAGATAGAGTAGTAGAGCAATGCAATGCAATGGCACGACATAATGATTAGGCGTGCTTCCATCAACTTAATATCGTAATACTTCCACTACTGTAGCCATCTGCAGCAACTAAAAATTATCAAGAAATTAAGACAAAGTTACTCCTTTAATTTGACTCAATATATAGTGTTTATCATAGAATTAGCTAGCTAGGTCAATCATCGGTCGCGTTCTCcttgcataaaaattaaaaagtaaactaGCAGCACACCATGCGCATTGACATGCGGAATGTGTGAGTAATAATGGGGCCGGGGTTTGTTAAAAGAGCATTTTAATAATCCACACATGCTAAGCTAGCACCATTTTTTTACCATGTGCGGCGGCCATATTTACATTATGCAACATCACGCATAACATTCTTTATATAATTACTTCCCCAAAAACCAAAGTAAACCTCCCACTTCCACACATACTCTGCTTATTATGTTTCCTTCTAATAAAacgattaataaaataaaagatgctTGCTTTTCTTGTCTGAATTTGGTTAAAGACAAACTTATTAGATTCCATCCTCGTCAAATGTTTGACACAAATTGGACACGTTACATGTATATATACCAAGTGAAAACAGAACCAACTTTTTAAGAGATAAAAGCGGCATGGAGATGGAAACCCAAGATAACATTAGATTTCAGGCGTGGATTAGATGAGGTGGTCCAATAATAATCCAAATTGCTTTTTGAAAACCATGAGCAAGGAGCTGTATGGCCAAAGGGGAACATTCCATGGACCGGAGTGCACTGCTGGGGAAGGTGGAGGAGTGGGACAGGCTATTCTCCCttcatcattgttgttaattcaCTCTATTCTCTTTGTTCGGGCTCCACTAACCTCTTATGAAAACCCTCAGATATCTTATTATTAATTTCTAATGCCAGATATTAACTTAGGTGACTTGAACATGGAGGATGAAAAAGTTTCATTGAGCACTATACAGTAATGGAAATGTTTTGTTATATACTGTATCAAACACTGTATTGAGATGCACTGTTTATTTGCGTGAAATTAGTATCATATTTACAAAAATTCTACAGCTAGCAACATGATTGATGTGGCGATATATCTAATATTTAGATGACTAGGACAAaaggaagagtaaattgcaagcAACATGATTGATTCGTTAATTAGAGATTAGTTCAAAGCTTGGGTTACGAGTAGGGATAGATGGAAGGTTCACCTCTAGTTTTGTATAATTGTGGGCTCTAATTAGAATTGGATTATATTTCGGAGAATATTTCTGTAATGACATCTTTACATAAAGATAATATTGTGGACCATTAGGCAGTTTAATATGaccaaatatatttaattaattatctaaaaatttagaatatcatCTTCATATAAAGATGTTATCACGGTAGTATTCTCTTGCATTAATGTCTTGACCATAAGTTGCTTTCCCCGCAAGTTGAACTTGGCTGGCTTCTAAGACCTCTCTAATCACCCCGAAAAAATGCTACCGAAGCTAAGACTATCATAACATGGTGGATATACTTTTTTGTCCAAAGGATGAGGTAAACAAAAAAGAAGCCATGGACTTTGTGAAGACTGTGAGGATCAATCAGTAAATAGTTTATCAGTTCTGCTTTTTTCTGCATCAATGTCTTGAGCAgtttttacatataatattagtgGTGATTAGTGTCTGCTGCACTATGCACGAAATCACTCTATGTCCATGCCCATTGCAAATTGTAAGACAAAAATTATACACaaattgatcttcaagttatatATAAGTATTATGTGATATGCATGAGAAATCGTGTGACCAAAACACAGGAGAACTTTATATTCTCCCCAAATTAGCAAATATATCTGTTATCTTACAGGGAGAAAAACAGGGATCACAAACAGGTTCTGCCCAAAGATCAATCAGTGTAGGCGTGAGTTGGTTTCAGGAGGATATGCTCTGCATAGAGATGCCTCATTCATAGTCTCTTAAAACATATGGCCAAATGCGTGCAACTACTTTGCATCACAAAGGCCAGTTGCTTCATCACAGAAACCATCTCGATCAAGCAGTTTCTGTGGTGGAGCACTTAACAGGGGAGACGACGGGCTGCCATATGCATTTCGTCGTTTGTTGCCACAACCCAAGCTTAATCTTGTGCTTACTCCTGTTACAGGATTTGTGCCGCTTGCATACTTGCATAAAGCCTACACCACAACATTAAGTTCATCAAACAGTTGTAACATAGTTAAATATCAAGCAATGTAGGTACCAGAGACCAAACAATAATTGGTGTACCTGCTTTTGTGGAAGGTCCAACACAGCATCACTGAAGTCAGCACCTTCAATGATGGCACCTCCAAGGTCACTCCGTGTCAGCACTGTTCTAAGGAGAATAGCATTTGTGAAATTGGCTTCATTAAGAACCTGTACTCCCCGGACAAGCAAAACCACATATAATCAAACCAACTAATGCATAGAAGTAATTAATTTGAGGTGTTAGTTACCATTCGATCCATCAAAGTGTCACTTAAATCGGCACCTGAAAAATGTCCAAGGGAAATGTAACAAAACTATAGTCACTAAATTTTGGAAGTTCTGCAGAGAAACTAATGCTCCATAGATATTCATATCCAAGCTTATACCTGTAAAATTAGCCTTGTATGCAACAGCTTTCTCAAGATATGCACCATTGAAGGTTGAACCGCTAAAATCAGATTCTCTCATATCAGCAGCTGTGAAATTGGCTCTTCTGTATCAGTCAGTAATTTAGAATGATCATGAATAGAGGACACGTTGTACAATTTTACACTGGGAATAAATTGAATAACTACTTtgaaattacctgaaattttCATTCACATGCACTGCTTTCCTAAAAGTAATGAACAAAAGAATTAGGCGACTATAGTTTTGACTACAAGCAACCCGAGATTTAAAAAGCAAGGAAAGGATTCAGGAACCTGAGGTCGGCAGAACCATACTGAGCAGCGGATCCAATGCCGAATTCACCCCTCATTTCGGCCTCGAATTTGTTGAGATCAGCAAGGGCAGACATGTCAGAGCTGAAGGCAATAACTGCCGCTGCCAACGTGGCCGAAACCAGTTTCCCCCACTTCCTCCTGGGTTCTGTGTTTCTCTTCATTTCACAGACAACTTTAAAAGCTCCCTTTGGATGGAAATAAGATTGGTGTACATTGCAAGTCTTGGATGCGTGAAGACAGCCTGTGGAAAGCGGAGTCAATGAATTCAGTGCCATTggagaagaacaagaacaagaagaagaagaagagatgcagTAAGTTTGGATTTGCACTTCAGCAACTCATTATGGAAGTTGAGTACTTGACTGGTGGTAATGTAGTAGCACACGTGTTCCACTATTATCTATGCTTCTTCAAACTTGATGCTTTGGGACACACTTCTAATTTTATCTTCTCTGCAATTACCAATtagcttattttaaaaaaatgtttagaagaaaataaaaattagtttaaatcattttaaaattattttattttatatttattaatttttattaaaataaatatataatattaagtatattattttagatattatatatataattatgaatattaaattaaattaaataattttaaattattgtgtCCTTAACATGAATGTatcttaaatatatttaattagacTACATTTACTATTCAACCTGTATTATTATTGTATGAAGAAGTATTCATCTCAAGATAATAATTggtagataatttaatatatattattaaattatttaatataatatatattgatattaaaattattaatttatttgaatatatttttataaaaataatttatttattttgttatatttgatTTCTTCTATGATGAATAATGCTTGCTATTTCGAAGGTTGTCTGAAACGTTAATTTGAACCTAAAAGTGAGGTACAGACCCTTTGCGAGGCAACTTGTTCTTAAGCCAAAGTATCGCTGTCCGAGTTTTTCGTGAGGAAGTGAGGGTGGTACcagcaagagactccgatacttaaatAAGCAAGagttttaagcaggttttttagtagGTTAGAACGTGAATATACTTgaggagtgtcagtgtatttatagtagagttgatAACCACATTTtttagagtagttccacctttattGATGGATAACCGTTCTCTTTATCTTAGGAGTTTGTTAAGATATATTTTTTGGTGGAGATAGAGATGATAGGAGTTCGAagaggcagttacttatttggataAGAAAAATTGGTCCCTTATGTCGTGGCCGGCCTCCTTAAAGAGGTCGGGTATATGGTAAAGACTACCCTTTTTGAGTGGGCCTTTATTCTTATTGGATCTGACTTTATGTTTTTGGAACAGGTATGAACACTTGCTATTGCCATTAACGAAATTCatcactttaaaatttaaaaacttatgCTATAGATTATAGAAGCGTATAGACCTactttaattactttttaattagggtaaagtattaaatttatCCCCTATGTTTAGGTGtaatcctatttttttttcttaagattTAACGTGtcttatttgaatccaaaaaaatttcatttagcttcaatttagtcccaccatgaggtcaaagttaaataattaacgggatgtcctacatgacagcagtacaagaataagatcgataatttggagaataaGGACAAGCTCCAGAGACACAACatcaaccgtggatgcatcaatacatttatttatcattctacTTAGTTcttagaaaatatttcatttaaattgtaagaacaatgataaataaatatattgatgcatcAACGGTTTATTTTGTGCCTATAGAGCTTGTACTTGTTATCCAGATTATCGATCTTGTTCTTATACTGCTGTCATATAGGACattctgttaattatttaattttgatctcATGGTAGGACTACATtaaagctaaatgaaacttttttggattcaaaaaggacactttaaactttaagaaccaaaacagaattatgccaaacgtaggggaccaatttagtattttacccttccaattattagtttttacattaattttcttatttaacattttatgcttttttttttcttagtatTAAGACGGGGCTATTGGCCAGAAAAGGAAAAACTAGGTACAAACTACTCGTGGTAAAGAAGTTTCCCTTCTATCATCAGCTAGGAGTTGGATAAGCTCTGTAGAAGGCGAATCCCAAAAGTGAAATCCTTGATTTAAATTGATGCTCTTTCGACATAGGCAATCAGCACATCTATTACTTTCTCAGTAGATATTAACAAAATAAACATTTCAATCTCTCTGCTTCCATCTGTGTATGCTTCTAACTAAGGAATTAGGGTGCTTGTGTAACTTCTTTTGACTATTCAAAATAGATATGACAGTCTGAGAGTCACACTCCAGAATGAGCTTTCTTATCCCAATGGTCCATGCATCTTTAGACCTTGATCAATCCCCATAACACTGTCTCAAAAATCGTGCAAGAGCCTATGTGGTATGAAAATCCCCCGATCCATCTTCCATTCTCATATCTTAAAAGCCCTCCACAACTGGCTATTCTCTCTATTCCATGTATACTGTCGTCGGTGTTGAGGGTGACCTAACTAGGAGGGGGTGGGTCCCAATTGATATGAATCTCTTCCTTTCTCTTCAGCATTGGTAGATATCTTCTTCTCTGAGCCGCTTCCCTAatctcaataattttttattatttcagtcCAAGGTTGCGGCGGCCTTTGGTATTCCTGTTCGTGCATTGTCTCTCTGTTCCTCTAGCTCTAATTTTTCTAGCATGTAACGATGAACATGTCCATCCAGTTCTGTTTTGGATCTGGTGAGAGGTtgttctgaaaatttaaattgaGCCATTCCTCCCAATTGGTTTGGAAGAAAATAGGTAATTTCTTAGACTTGATGAGACGAATCCAGGTTCTAGAGACTCTTTGGCAATCTCTAAATGTGTGAATCAAATCTTCTTGTTGTTCTTTGCAGGGTTGGCATTTGCCATCTCCTCCGAAAATGCGGgcttgacgatcggattttctatcgataaagaattttaaaaatataatcgcgttgaaACTATAGCTTATataccaacagagaatcctttcgtacaaaagttttgtttgtcacttaagcaaacccaataaaaataaataaccaaagtattcaaacctcgggtcgtcttctcaaggaattgcagggaagtatgatttattattagttatggaaaaatatatattttattttgggtttttgaaataaggaacaagtaatttaattgacaagaaaagtaaattaataattaagaaaactcttagcaaggtatgaaaattagaagtcctatcctagttatccttatcgattgtgatgagaatttctcgttgttcccacttagtcaacctctaactatgaaggtaagtggataaatcaatatgaatcctcaagtcgtagtcaattcccaaagaaggactagagttagtggaattcaagtcaattagcaacttccaattattaatcaacaaaagagtttgataactcaagagtctctaattactcaaccaaagccaaaaggagaaaaattcaaattatttatatcataaataaaagaaacaaatcatagatctgaaatacctcaaaaattcattaaatagaaaatccaaatctaacatgaagagttcataagccaatttggcaacataagtcatgaataaataaaatcattaaagtatttaaaagtagaagagaagtcaaaataaaggaatattgaacc
Coding sequences within it:
- the LOC112800893 gene encoding thylakoid lumenal protein TL20.3, chloroplastic isoform X1, with translation MALNSLTPLSTGCLHASKTCNVHQSYFHPKGAFKVVCEMKRNTEPRRKWGKLVSATLAAAVIAFSSDMSALADLNKFEAEMRGEFGIGSAAQYGSADLRKAVHVNENFRRANFTAADMRESDFSGSTFNGAYLEKAVAYKANFTGADLSDTLMDRMVLNEANFTNAILLRTVLTRSDLGGAIIEGADFSDAVLDLPQKQALCKYASGTNPVTGVSTRLSLGCGNKRRNAYGSPSSPLLSAPPQKLLDRDGFCDEATGLCDAK
- the LOC112800893 gene encoding thylakoid lumenal protein TL20.3, chloroplastic isoform X2; amino-acid sequence: MKISAADMRESDFSGSTFNGAYLEKAVAYKANFTGADLSDTLMDRMVLNEANFTNAILLRTVLTRSDLGGAIIEGADFSDAVLDLPQKQALCKYASGTNPVTGVSTRLSLGCGNKRRNAYGSPSSPLLSAPPQKLLDRDGFCDEATGLCDAK